One segment of Streptomyces sp. NBC_01463 DNA contains the following:
- a CDS encoding ATP-binding cassette domain-containing protein, with protein sequence MPQAPVLTLRGISKRFGAVQALSGFDLEVSPGEVVALVGDNGAGKSTAVKAIAGVNPPDEGVIEWQGRRVAIGRPHDAQNLGIATVYQDLALCDNLDVVGNLFLGRELRRFGVLDEVRMDQRSRELLDTLSIRIPSVRIPVASLSGGQRQTVAIARSLIGDPKVVILDEPTAALGVEQTAEVLDLVERLRDRGLGTILVSHNMVDVMAVADRIAVMRLGRNNGFFDRRSTTTEEIISAITGASDSAVTRRQARKREEER encoded by the coding sequence TTGCCGCAAGCACCTGTGCTCACTCTGCGGGGGATCTCCAAACGCTTCGGCGCCGTCCAGGCACTGTCGGGCTTCGACCTGGAAGTCAGTCCCGGCGAGGTCGTCGCACTCGTCGGCGACAACGGGGCCGGGAAATCGACCGCGGTCAAGGCGATCGCGGGCGTCAATCCGCCCGACGAGGGCGTCATCGAATGGCAGGGCCGCCGAGTGGCGATCGGCCGCCCGCACGACGCCCAGAACCTCGGCATCGCGACCGTCTACCAGGACCTGGCCCTGTGCGACAACCTCGATGTCGTCGGCAACCTCTTCCTCGGCCGCGAACTGCGCCGCTTCGGCGTGCTCGACGAGGTCCGCATGGACCAGCGCTCGCGCGAACTGCTCGACACGCTGTCCATCCGCATCCCCAGCGTCCGCATCCCCGTCGCCTCCCTCTCCGGCGGACAGCGCCAGACGGTGGCGATCGCCCGTTCGCTGATCGGCGACCCGAAGGTCGTCATCCTGGACGAACCGACCGCGGCCCTCGGCGTCGAGCAGACGGCCGAGGTCCTCGACCTGGTCGAACGGCTCCGCGACCGCGGCCTCGGGACCATCCTCGTCAGCCACAACATGGTGGACGTCATGGCGGTCGCGGACCGGATCGCGGTGATGCGCCTGGGCCGGAACAACGGCTTCTTCGACCGGCGCTCCACCACCACCGAGGAGATCATCTCCGCCATCACGGGTGCCTCGGACAGCGCGGTCACCCGCCGCCAGGCCCGTAAGCGGGAGGAGGAGCGATGA
- a CDS encoding phage tail protein, which yields MATSPDDDPAVSVCFVVTIDDIELGSFNTCDGLGCEVVLETREEGGNNGHLWQLPTRLKYSNVKLSRPLTRETEKVARWFATMTTGFSRKTAHIEARTGDGRKVAQWGLLEVVPVRWTGPSFTPESPKVAMETIEIAHHGYVMEG from the coding sequence ATGGCCACCTCCCCGGACGACGATCCCGCCGTCAGCGTCTGCTTCGTCGTGACCATCGACGACATCGAGCTCGGGTCGTTCAATACCTGCGACGGGCTGGGCTGCGAAGTGGTCCTCGAAACCCGGGAGGAGGGCGGCAACAACGGGCATCTGTGGCAGTTGCCGACCCGGCTGAAGTACTCCAACGTCAAGCTGTCCCGGCCGCTCACCCGCGAGACGGAGAAGGTCGCGCGCTGGTTCGCCACCATGACGACCGGGTTCAGCCGCAAGACGGCGCACATCGAGGCGCGGACCGGGGACGGGCGGAAGGTGGCCCAGTGGGGGCTGCTGGAGGTCGTGCCCGTGCGCTGGACCGGGCCCTCGTTCACCCCCGAATCGCCCAAGGTCGCGATGGAGACGATCGAGATCGCCCACCACGGTTACGTGATGGAGGGCTGA
- a CDS encoding LysM peptidoglycan-binding domain-containing protein has product MSGAGPIAFSAAGTSGAASSAKGGSARPKLEHAYLELRTPPTGGGLTPGGPCGRIDFQFNPKELSLTKAASWKRTPAKGAKSSGPPEYQGSQPSKLTVEMFFDASDTQDTRVVTSVEQLFACCVPTSETRQQQRSSPPWVVFHWGGLTGFPGYVSQVAAKYTLFTTSGVPIRAVCQVTMEEISGETPGQNPTSGALAARRVHRVAAGDSLPSLAHREYGDAGAWRIIAEANRIDDPLRLAPGTQLLLPALDELSRLGGGEADRGPVR; this is encoded by the coding sequence GTGAGCGGCGCGGGACCCATCGCCTTCAGTGCCGCCGGTACGTCCGGAGCGGCGTCCTCGGCCAAGGGCGGCTCGGCCAGGCCCAAGCTGGAGCACGCCTACCTGGAGCTGCGGACGCCGCCCACCGGGGGCGGGCTCACGCCCGGCGGACCGTGCGGGCGGATCGACTTCCAGTTCAACCCCAAGGAGCTGAGCCTGACCAAGGCCGCCTCCTGGAAACGCACCCCGGCCAAGGGGGCGAAGAGCTCGGGCCCGCCGGAATACCAGGGGTCGCAGCCCAGCAAGCTCACCGTCGAGATGTTCTTCGACGCCAGCGACACGCAGGACACCCGGGTGGTCACCTCGGTGGAGCAGCTGTTCGCCTGCTGCGTGCCCACGAGCGAGACCCGCCAGCAGCAGCGGTCGTCACCGCCGTGGGTGGTCTTCCACTGGGGCGGACTCACCGGATTCCCCGGGTACGTCAGCCAAGTCGCCGCGAAGTACACCCTGTTCACCACGTCCGGGGTGCCGATCCGGGCCGTCTGCCAGGTCACCATGGAGGAGATCAGCGGGGAGACGCCCGGCCAGAACCCGACATCGGGCGCGCTCGCCGCCCGGCGCGTGCACCGGGTCGCCGCGGGGGACTCGCTGCCTTCGCTGGCCCACCGGGAGTACGGGGACGCCGGCGCCTGGCGGATCATCGCCGAGGCGAACCGTATCGACGACCCGCTGCGCCTCGCACCGGGAACGCAGCTCCTGCTGCCCGCCCTCGACGAGCTGAGCAGACTCGGCGGCGGCGAAGCGGACCGGGGGCCGGTGCGATGA
- a CDS encoding phage tail protein, whose product MRTGVTGLPTPHPLIDQLPSVYLEQDFLRRFLAALDDVLAPVLLTLDNLPAYLDPRSAPEDFLAWLAQWVAVEPHEDGPTARRRETVRGAVARHARRGTAGGLADAVRLETGTEPEITESGGTAWSTVPQTVLPGRARPWVTIRVREPHGRAVDRVRLEELIGTEVPAHVGYTLEILPGAGDMEGGAR is encoded by the coding sequence ATGCGTACCGGCGTCACCGGCCTCCCGACACCGCACCCGCTGATCGACCAACTCCCCTCCGTCTACCTGGAGCAGGACTTCCTCCGGCGCTTCCTCGCCGCGCTCGACGACGTCCTCGCCCCGGTCCTGCTCACCCTCGACAACCTGCCCGCGTACCTGGATCCGCGCAGCGCTCCGGAGGACTTCCTGGCGTGGCTGGCCCAGTGGGTGGCTGTGGAGCCGCACGAGGACGGCCCGACGGCGCGGCGCCGGGAGACCGTACGGGGCGCGGTCGCACGGCACGCCCGGCGCGGTACGGCGGGCGGGCTCGCCGACGCGGTGCGGCTGGAGACGGGCACGGAGCCCGAGATCACCGAGAGCGGCGGAACGGCCTGGTCGACCGTCCCGCAGACCGTGCTGCCCGGCCGGGCCCGCCCCTGGGTGACGATCCGGGTCCGGGAACCGCACGGCCGGGCGGTCGACCGGGTGCGGCTGGAGGAGCTCATCGGCACGGAGGTCCCGGCCCATGTGGGCTACACGCTGGAGATCCTGCCCGGGGCCGGGGACATGGAAGGAGGTGCGCGGTGA
- a CDS encoding phage tail protein has product MPLPDLDSSVGHSFGLEFDSVIIKQITEVSGLKMEQDVIELKQNTADGKYAIKKLPGRPKAGEVTVTRGLTEDNSFERWIKDSRFGRMMSARRNGAVIVYDYEGLPIKRYKLINAWPKSLEIGTLKAGDTSVLTEKLSITYESMELD; this is encoded by the coding sequence GTGCCACTTCCCGATCTGGACAGTTCCGTCGGGCATTCCTTCGGCCTGGAGTTCGACAGCGTCATCATCAAGCAGATCACCGAGGTCAGCGGTCTGAAGATGGAGCAGGACGTCATCGAGCTGAAGCAGAACACCGCCGACGGCAAGTACGCCATCAAGAAGCTGCCCGGCCGGCCCAAGGCCGGTGAGGTCACCGTCACGCGCGGCCTCACGGAGGACAACAGCTTCGAACGCTGGATCAAGGACTCCCGGTTCGGCCGCATGATGAGCGCCCGGCGCAACGGAGCGGTCATCGTCTACGACTACGAGGGCCTGCCCATCAAGCGGTACAAGCTGATCAACGCCTGGCCGAAGTCCCTGGAGATCGGCACGCTCAAGGCCGGTGACACCTCGGTCCTCACGGAGAAACTGTCGATCACCTACGAGAGCATGGAGCTCGACTGA
- a CDS encoding GPW/gp25 family protein, which translates to MGQQFIGAGWAFPPRTDATGSIALVRGERELEESIRLILATSPGERPMRPEFGCAVNDYVFAPADAGTAGQLAYEVRLALERWEPRIEVAEVTVRFDEADNGVLYIDIGYSVRGSNDPRNLVFPFYVIPQHAQETSPDDEEAGA; encoded by the coding sequence ATGGGACAGCAGTTCATCGGCGCGGGCTGGGCCTTTCCGCCGCGCACGGATGCCACCGGCTCCATCGCGCTGGTGCGCGGCGAGCGGGAGCTGGAGGAGTCGATCCGGCTGATCCTGGCGACCTCCCCGGGAGAGCGGCCGATGCGGCCGGAGTTCGGCTGCGCCGTCAACGACTACGTGTTCGCGCCCGCCGACGCAGGGACGGCGGGGCAGCTCGCGTACGAGGTCCGGCTGGCGCTGGAGCGCTGGGAGCCCCGGATCGAGGTCGCCGAGGTCACCGTCCGGTTCGACGAGGCGGACAACGGGGTCCTCTACATCGACATCGGCTACTCGGTACGCGGCTCCAACGACCCCCGCAATCTCGTCTTCCCGTTCTACGTGATCCCGCAGCACGCGCAGGAGACGAGCCCCGACGACGAGGAGGCAGGCGCGTGA
- a CDS encoding NAD(P)H-dependent oxidoreductase has product MATLLIVHHTPSPNCQALFEAVVSGATTDGIEGVRVERRAALAATASDVLAADGILLGTPANLGYVSGALKHFFDQVYYPCLDATRGRPFGYYVHGGNDVTGAVRAIESITTGLGWRRAADAVTVTGEPAKADIEACWELGATLAAGLTD; this is encoded by the coding sequence GTGGCCACTCTGCTGATCGTGCATCACACACCCTCGCCGAACTGCCAGGCGCTGTTCGAAGCCGTCGTCTCCGGTGCGACGACGGACGGGATCGAGGGCGTCCGGGTCGAGCGCCGCGCCGCGCTCGCCGCGACCGCGTCCGACGTGCTGGCCGCCGACGGCATCCTGCTCGGGACCCCGGCCAACCTGGGCTATGTCTCCGGTGCGCTCAAGCACTTCTTCGACCAGGTCTACTACCCCTGCCTGGACGCGACGCGCGGCCGTCCCTTCGGGTACTACGTGCACGGCGGCAACGACGTCACCGGGGCCGTGCGGGCCATCGAGTCGATCACCACGGGCCTGGGGTGGCGCCGCGCCGCCGACGCCGTGACGGTCACGGGAGAGCCCGCCAAGGCCGACATCGAGGCGTGCTGGGAGCTGGGTGCCACCCTCGCCGCCGGTCTCACGGACTGA
- a CDS encoding putative baseplate assembly protein, translated as MTLPSPHLDDRRFQGLVDEAKRLVQQRCPEWTDHNVSDPGVTLIEAFATMVDQLVYRVNRVPEKSYLTFLDLIGVRLHPPTAAHTEVTFRLSAPRPEPVVVRAGTEVATVRTETEEAVVFTTAEQLTITPCAFAHLATWPVSGEAADRTEELAIGRDVTCFGATPAPGDCLYVGLSAAVPAGVVVLRLDCRVEGVGVDPLRPPLVWEAWDGTAWTACEIEKDDTGGFNRSGELILHLPRTHTPAAVVRRTGGWLRCRLIEAEPGRPGYLAPPVVRRITAFTIGATVPAEHAETVTDEVLGAAEGVPGQAFALARPPVVPGDFVVEVAGPASGPEPEYTRWTRVDDFAHSGPDDHHITLDPNSGRVEFGPAVRERDGSIRYYGAVPAKGATVRVRSYRTGGGLRGNVARSTLKVLRSALPYVARVENRRPALGGVDGESVDSARVRGPMTLRTLHRAVVPHDYELLARDIAPDAARVHCIRADEHEGGNAGGGDSDGSAHGVRLLVVPAGRSDEQGRVEFDELVPPEHTLRLIAGHLEARRPIGARLVVEPPFYQGVTVVASVQAERGAEPDRVRETALAALYGYFNPLSGGPGGQGWPFGRPVQSGEAFAVLQRVPGVDLVEDVRLYPADPVTGERTDATAKIPLDRHALVFSYEHQLRVRGA; from the coding sequence GTGACGCTGCCCAGTCCCCATCTGGACGACCGCCGCTTCCAGGGCCTGGTGGACGAGGCCAAGCGCCTGGTCCAGCAACGCTGCCCGGAGTGGACCGACCACAATGTGTCGGACCCGGGTGTCACCCTCATCGAGGCGTTCGCCACGATGGTCGACCAGCTCGTCTACCGGGTCAACCGGGTGCCGGAGAAGAGCTATCTGACCTTCCTCGACCTGATCGGGGTGCGGCTGCACCCGCCCACCGCCGCCCACACCGAGGTGACGTTCCGCCTCTCCGCACCCCGCCCCGAGCCGGTCGTGGTGCGGGCCGGCACGGAGGTCGCCACCGTACGGACGGAGACGGAGGAGGCGGTCGTCTTCACGACCGCCGAGCAGCTGACGATCACCCCCTGTGCCTTCGCCCATCTCGCCACCTGGCCGGTGTCGGGCGAAGCGGCCGACCGTACGGAGGAGCTGGCGATCGGCCGGGACGTGACGTGCTTCGGGGCGACCCCGGCACCCGGCGACTGTCTGTATGTCGGCCTGTCGGCCGCGGTGCCGGCGGGAGTCGTCGTCCTGCGGCTGGACTGCAGGGTCGAGGGCGTGGGCGTCGACCCGCTGCGGCCGCCGCTGGTCTGGGAGGCCTGGGACGGCACCGCCTGGACGGCCTGCGAGATCGAGAAGGACGACACCGGCGGCTTCAACCGCTCCGGCGAGCTGATCCTCCACCTGCCGAGGACACACACCCCCGCAGCCGTGGTGCGGCGCACCGGAGGCTGGCTGCGCTGCCGCCTGATCGAGGCGGAGCCCGGCCGGCCGGGCTATCTGGCACCGCCCGTCGTCCGCCGGATCACCGCCTTCACCATCGGCGCGACCGTGCCCGCCGAGCACGCCGAGACCGTCACCGACGAGGTGCTCGGCGCGGCGGAAGGCGTGCCCGGCCAGGCGTTCGCACTGGCCCGTCCGCCCGTCGTGCCGGGCGACTTCGTGGTCGAGGTGGCCGGTCCGGCGAGCGGACCGGAACCGGAGTACACCCGCTGGACCCGGGTCGACGACTTCGCGCACTCCGGGCCCGACGACCACCACATCACCCTCGACCCGAACTCCGGCCGGGTCGAGTTCGGCCCGGCGGTACGCGAGCGGGACGGCTCCATCCGCTACTACGGCGCGGTCCCCGCGAAGGGCGCCACCGTCCGGGTGCGCTCCTACCGCACGGGCGGCGGCCTCCGCGGGAATGTCGCCAGGTCGACACTGAAGGTCCTGCGCAGCGCGCTCCCATACGTGGCCCGGGTGGAGAACCGCCGGCCGGCCCTCGGCGGCGTCGACGGCGAGAGCGTCGACAGCGCCCGGGTGCGCGGCCCGATGACGCTGCGCACCCTGCACCGCGCCGTCGTCCCGCACGACTACGAGCTCCTCGCCCGGGACATCGCCCCGGACGCGGCCCGCGTGCACTGCATCCGGGCCGATGAGCACGAGGGCGGGAACGCGGGCGGGGGCGACAGCGACGGCTCCGCCCACGGGGTGAGGCTGCTCGTCGTCCCGGCCGGCCGCAGCGACGAGCAGGGCCGCGTCGAGTTCGACGAACTCGTTCCTCCCGAACACACGCTCCGCCTCATCGCCGGTCACCTGGAGGCCCGCCGCCCGATCGGGGCCCGCCTCGTCGTCGAGCCGCCCTTCTACCAGGGCGTCACCGTCGTCGCCTCCGTGCAGGCCGAGCGCGGAGCGGAGCCGGATCGCGTCCGGGAGACGGCCCTGGCCGCGCTGTACGGCTACTTCAACCCGCTGTCCGGCGGGCCGGGCGGTCAGGGCTGGCCGTTCGGCCGGCCCGTCCAGTCGGGCGAGGCGTTCGCCGTGCTCCAACGGGTGCCGGGGGTGGACCTGGTGGAGGACGTACGCCTCTACCCCGCCGACCCGGTCACCGGCGAGCGCACCGACGCCACCGCCAAGATCCCGCTGGACCGGCACGCCCTGGTCTTCAGCTACGAGCACCAGCTACGGGTGAGAGGAGCCTAG
- a CDS encoding PAAR domain-containing protein → MPSAAAARVTDPTGHPGTVGPPGVVSVLIGGKPAATVGTAHLCASPLAHPPSTIAPPGSTTVLIGGSPAARVGDLSGCGSPVVSGCATVLIGG, encoded by the coding sequence ATGCCGTCAGCAGCAGCCGCACGGGTCACCGACCCCACCGGTCACCCCGGCACGGTCGGACCGCCCGGAGTGGTGTCGGTGCTGATCGGCGGGAAGCCCGCCGCCACCGTCGGCACCGCCCATCTGTGCGCGTCCCCCCTGGCCCACCCGCCGTCCACGATCGCACCGCCCGGCAGCACCACCGTGCTGATCGGCGGGAGTCCGGCCGCCCGGGTCGGAGATCTGAGCGGCTGCGGGTCCCCGGTCGTGTCGGGCTGCGCCACCGTGCTGATCGGGGGCTGA
- a CDS encoding VgrG-related protein produces MTQQGVATALVVEFNGTPLPAKFVNTLVEGYVDDSRTLPDLFLLRFRDPDRVLLEQAGLRIGSEARLLARAGGDTAPKPLLEGVVTALEVELDETGTFTVVRGLDESHRLLRGRRVASYQNMTLADICGQVAQRAGLKPGTVDVAGPVIEHIAQPNVTDWEFVRGLAEEAGAQAYVRDGQLHITRPAEASAAPDGSARAGRNALVLELGDNLLRCRAGVSAAEQVSEVEVRGWDVGAKEPVVGRAPAGTSTTLELGVTAADVSAPFGEARFVVTDAVYGAQAQVDRAAKALAERIAGSFAELEAVIRGNPEVRAGSAVALNAVGAPFEGRYTVTSSRHVFDAVRGYETWITVSGQQERSLFGLTGGGQGTAGASVGGGRCAGLVSGTVTDTQDPEGSGRVKVRFPWLSDEYASDWARTAQSGGTGGGEAFIPEVGDEVLVGFEHGHLDRPYVLAGLYNGKDRPGGGGGGGAPAAAGTPGDGGDLVDPTTGAVNRRAFASKSGNQLELLDAANGPQGVRLRTGDGKLTIDLDRRGTAVVINSDGSVTIEAREQVSVKAAKGVALDAGAGALELAGDSVTVTSRSGVAVDGGNGGVALSTGGAVEVRGGQVTVEGSRRTDVKSGGSVSVNAPLIKLN; encoded by the coding sequence ATGACCCAGCAGGGCGTGGCCACCGCGCTGGTGGTGGAGTTCAACGGCACCCCGCTTCCCGCGAAGTTCGTGAACACCCTTGTCGAGGGGTACGTCGACGACAGCCGTACGCTCCCCGACCTGTTCCTGCTGCGGTTCCGGGACCCCGACCGGGTGCTGCTGGAACAGGCCGGGCTGAGGATCGGCAGCGAGGCCCGGCTGCTGGCCAGGGCGGGCGGTGACACCGCTCCGAAGCCGCTGCTCGAAGGCGTCGTCACGGCGCTCGAGGTGGAGCTCGACGAGACCGGCACGTTCACCGTGGTGCGCGGACTCGACGAGTCGCACCGGCTGCTGCGGGGACGGCGCGTCGCCAGCTACCAGAACATGACGCTCGCCGACATCTGCGGCCAGGTCGCCCAGCGCGCCGGACTGAAGCCGGGGACGGTGGACGTGGCCGGCCCCGTGATCGAGCACATCGCCCAGCCCAACGTCACCGACTGGGAGTTCGTCCGCGGGCTCGCCGAGGAGGCCGGTGCGCAGGCGTACGTACGGGACGGACAGCTGCACATCACCCGTCCCGCCGAGGCGAGCGCGGCGCCGGACGGATCCGCGCGCGCCGGACGCAACGCCCTCGTCCTCGAACTGGGCGACAACCTGTTGCGCTGCCGTGCCGGGGTGTCGGCCGCCGAGCAGGTGTCCGAGGTGGAGGTGCGCGGCTGGGACGTCGGCGCGAAGGAGCCGGTGGTGGGCAGGGCCCCGGCCGGAACCTCGACGACGCTGGAGCTCGGCGTCACGGCGGCCGACGTGTCCGCACCGTTCGGTGAGGCGCGGTTCGTGGTGACCGACGCGGTGTACGGGGCGCAGGCACAGGTGGACCGGGCGGCGAAGGCACTGGCGGAGCGGATCGCCGGGTCGTTCGCGGAGCTGGAGGCGGTGATCCGGGGGAACCCCGAGGTCAGGGCCGGCAGCGCGGTGGCGCTGAACGCGGTGGGGGCCCCGTTCGAGGGCCGCTACACCGTCACTTCGTCGCGGCACGTCTTCGACGCCGTACGCGGCTACGAGACCTGGATCACCGTGTCCGGGCAGCAGGAACGCTCGCTCTTCGGGCTCACCGGAGGCGGGCAGGGGACGGCCGGTGCGTCCGTGGGTGGGGGGCGATGCGCCGGACTGGTCAGCGGGACGGTCACGGACACCCAGGACCCCGAGGGATCGGGCCGGGTGAAGGTGCGCTTCCCCTGGCTGTCGGACGAGTACGCGAGCGACTGGGCGCGCACCGCACAGTCCGGCGGGACGGGCGGCGGCGAGGCCTTCATCCCGGAGGTCGGGGACGAGGTGCTGGTCGGCTTCGAGCACGGGCACCTGGACCGTCCGTACGTGCTGGCCGGGCTGTACAACGGAAAGGACCGGCCCGGGGGCGGCGGTGGTGGAGGCGCCCCGGCCGCTGCCGGGACTCCCGGCGACGGCGGCGATCTCGTCGATCCCACCACCGGCGCGGTGAACCGTCGCGCCTTCGCGTCCAAGAGCGGAAACCAGCTCGAACTGCTGGACGCGGCGAACGGCCCGCAGGGCGTCAGGCTCCGTACCGGCGACGGAAAGCTCACGATCGACCTGGACCGGCGGGGCACGGCCGTCGTCATCAACAGCGACGGCAGCGTGACGATCGAGGCCAGGGAACAGGTCTCCGTCAAGGCGGCCAAGGGCGTCGCGCTCGACGCCGGCGCAGGGGCCCTGGAACTCGCCGGCGACAGCGTCACGGTGACGTCCCGCAGCGGGGTCGCGGTCGACGGCGGGAACGGCGGGGTCGCGCTCTCCACCGGCGGCGCGGTGGAGGTCCGGGGCGGCCAGGTCACCGTCGAAGGAAGCCGGCGCACGGACGTCAAGAGCGGCGGTTCGGTCTCCGTCAACGCGCCGCTGATCAAGCTCAACTGA
- a CDS encoding substrate-binding domain-containing protein — MTRTLRSAIALAGAAALSLGAVATSGAAQPGTGRQADQVKIGLLLPESKTTRYEKFDRPYIEDKIKELAPGAQIDYYNAAESATTQQQQVNTALAKGDQVLILDAVDAKSIQSSVQKARDAGVKVVAYDRLAQGPVDAYVSYDNHKVGELQGKALLAALGSKAKSGEIVMQNGSPTDPNAAEFKAGAHSVLDGKVKIGKEYDTPNWDPNNANQQMAGAISALGKDKIVGVYSANDGLAAGIATALKAAGISVPLTGQDAQLDAIQRILAGTQTITIEKPYKPEADTAAAMAVDLAQGKDIPKSLTPTTVKSGSGEKVPAKLLTPVVVNKDNIKDTVVKDGLYTVKEICTPAYADACKKAGLQ, encoded by the coding sequence ATGACCCGTACATTGCGGAGCGCGATCGCCCTGGCCGGAGCGGCGGCCCTGTCGCTGGGCGCCGTGGCGACCAGCGGCGCGGCGCAGCCGGGGACGGGCCGCCAGGCCGACCAGGTGAAGATCGGCCTGCTGCTGCCCGAGAGCAAGACCACGCGGTACGAGAAGTTCGACCGGCCGTACATCGAGGACAAGATCAAGGAGCTGGCGCCGGGCGCCCAGATCGACTACTACAACGCCGCCGAGAGCGCGACCACCCAGCAGCAGCAGGTGAACACCGCCCTCGCCAAGGGCGACCAGGTGCTCATCCTGGACGCCGTGGACGCCAAGTCGATCCAGTCCTCCGTGCAGAAGGCCCGGGACGCGGGCGTGAAGGTCGTGGCGTACGACCGGCTCGCGCAGGGCCCCGTCGACGCCTACGTCTCGTACGACAACCACAAGGTGGGAGAGCTGCAGGGCAAGGCGCTCCTCGCCGCGCTGGGCAGCAAGGCCAAGAGCGGCGAGATCGTCATGCAGAACGGCTCGCCGACCGACCCGAACGCCGCCGAGTTCAAGGCCGGCGCCCACTCCGTCCTCGACGGCAAGGTGAAGATCGGCAAGGAGTACGACACCCCGAACTGGGACCCGAACAACGCCAACCAGCAGATGGCGGGTGCCATCAGCGCACTCGGCAAGGACAAGATCGTCGGTGTGTACTCGGCCAACGACGGCCTGGCCGCCGGCATCGCCACCGCCCTGAAGGCGGCAGGCATCAGCGTGCCGCTGACCGGCCAGGACGCCCAGCTCGACGCCATCCAGCGGATCCTGGCCGGCACCCAGACCATCACCATCGAGAAGCCGTACAAGCCGGAGGCGGACACGGCGGCTGCGATGGCGGTCGACCTCGCCCAGGGCAAGGACATTCCGAAGTCCCTGACGCCGACCACCGTCAAGAGCGGCAGCGGTGAGAAGGTCCCGGCCAAGCTGCTGACACCGGTCGTGGTCAACAAGGACAACATCAAGGACACCGTCGTCAAGGACGGTCTGTACACGGTCAAGGAGATCTGTACTCCGGCCTACGCCGACGCCTGCAAGAAGGCCGGCCTCCAGTAG